Within the Comamonadaceae bacterium OTU4NAUVB1 genome, the region GACGGCGCCAACAAGCCCTACCGTCTGAAGATCCGTGCGCCCGGGTTCGCTCACCTCGCCGCACTCGACGAACTCACGCGCGGCCACATGATCGCCGACACCGTCGCCATCATCGGCACGCTCGACATCGTGTTTGGAGAAATCGACCGATGAACGACAACAGATCCAGCCCGGCGCCGGCGCAGTCGCTGTCGGAAGCCACGCACCAGCGCTTCGCGCGCGAGATCGCCAAATACCCGGCGGACCAGGCACAGTCGGCCGTCATGGCCTGTCTGGCGATCGTGCAGCAGGAGCATGGTCATGTCAGCGCGGACCACGAGAAGGTGATCGCCGATGTCCTCGGCATGCCTCAGATCGCGGTGCACGAGGTCACCACCTTCTACAACATGTACAACCAGCGGCCGATCGGCCGCTTCAAGCTCAACGTCTGCACCAACCTGCCGTGCCAACTGCGCGACGGCGAGAAGGCGTTGGCGCACCTGGAGAAGAAGCTGGGCATCGCCATGGGCGGAACGACCGACGACGGTCTGTTCACATTGCAGCAGAGCGAGTGCCTGGGCGCCTGCGCCGATTCGCCGGTGATGCTGGTCAACGACCGCACCATGTGCAGCTTCATGACGGGTGAAAAACTCGATCAACTCGTCGACGGGTTGCGCGCCTGTGCGCATTCGCCGGCTTCGAAAGGGGAGGTCGCATGACGCCCGATCAAGTGCTGGAACAGTTTCGCGCGACGGGTGTCCAGACCTGTTTCCACGACCGCCACATCGACCCGCAGATCTACGCCGGACTCGACGGCACCAACTGGCGTCTGGCCGACTATGAGGCACGCGGTGGCTATCAGGCGCTGCGCAAGATCCTGACGGAGGGCATGACGACCGATCAGGTGATCGCCGAAGTGAAGGCTTCCGGTCTTCGCGGTCGGGGCGGTGCCGGTTTTCCGACCGGGTTGAAGTGGAGCTTCATGCCGCGGCAGTTTCCGGGTCAGAAGTACCTCGTGTGCAATTCGGACGAAGGCGAACCGGGGACGTGCAAGGATCGCGACATCCTCCAGTTCAATCCGCACATCGTGATCGAAGGCATGGCCATCGCGGCCTTCGCCATGGGCATCAGCGTCGGCTACAACTACATCCACGGCGAGATCTTCGGCACCTACGAGCGCTTCGAGGAAGCGCTGGAAGAGGCGCGCGCGGCCGGCTACCTGGGCGACGGCATCATGGGCAGCGGCTACAACTTCCAGTTGCATGCCGCGCATGGCTTCGGTGCCTACATCTGCGGAGAGGAGACGGCGCTGCTCGAATCGCTCGAAGGCAAGAAGGGCCAGCCGCGCTTCAAGCCGCCGTTCCCGGCCAGCTTCGGCCTCTACGGCAAGCCGACGACGATCAACAACACGGAGACCTTCGCGGCCGTGCCATGGATCATCCGCAATGGGGGTCCGGCCTACCTCGCCTGCGGCAAGCCCAACAACGGCGGCACCAAGATCTACTCGGTCAGCGGGGACGTCGAGTCGCCAGGCAACTACGAAGTCCCGATGGGGACGCCGTTCGCCAAGCTGCTCGAACTCGCCGGTGGCGTGCGCAAGGGCCGTCAGCTCAAGGCCGTGATCCCGGGCGGATCTTCGTCGCCCGTCCTGCCGGCCGCCATCATGATGGACTGCACGATGGACTACGACTCGATCGCGAAGGCGGGCTCGATGCTGGGCTCCGGTGCGGTGATCGTCATGGACGACAGCCGTTCGATGGTGGAGTCCCTGCGGCGTCTGTCGTACTTCTACATGCACGAGTCCTGCGGTCAATGCACCCCGTGTCGCGAAGGCACCGGATGGCTCTGGCGCGTCGTCGACCGCATCCACAACGGGCATGGAAAACCCAGCGATATGGAATTGCTCAACTCGGTCGCCGACAACATCCAGGGCCGCACGATCTGCGCGCTCGGCGATGCCGCGGCGATGCCGGTGCGCGCCATGATCAAACATTTCCGCCACGAGTTCGAGGCATTGATCCCGGGCCACGTCGCCAAGACGCCCGCCAACGCCTGAGCACGAAACCGCGACATCGCGACACACACCTATGGTTGAAATCGAACTCGACGGCAAGAAGGTCGACGTGACCGAAGGCAGCATGATCATGCATGCGGCCGACAAGGCGGGCACGTACATCCCGCACTTCTGCTATCACAAGAAGCTCAGCATCGCGGCCAATTGCCGCATGTGCCTGGTGGACGTGGAAAAGGCGCCCAAGCCGATGCCGGCCTGCGCGACCCCCGTGACGCAGGGCATGATCGTTCGCACGAAGAGCGACAAGGCGATCAAGGCCCAGCAATCGGTGATGGAGTTCCTGCTCATCAATCACCCGCTGGACTGCCCGATCTGCGACCAGGGCGGCGAGTGCCAGTTGCAGGATCTGGCCGTGGGCTACGGCGGTTCCTCGTCCCGTTACGAGGAGGAGAAACGCGTCGTCTTCCACAAGGACGTCGGGCCGTTGGTCAGCATGGAGGAGATGACCCGCTGCATCCATTGCACGCGCTGCGTGCGCTTCGGCCAGGAAGTTGCCGGCGTGATGGAGCTGGGCATGATCCACCGGGGCGAGCACTCCGAGATCACGACCGTGGCGGGCGAGACCATCGACTCCGAGCTTTCGGGCAACATGATCGACGTCTGCCCGGTCGGTGCACTCACGAGCAAGCCGTTCCGCTACAGCGCCCGCACGTGGGAGCTGTCGCGCCGCAAGTCGGTCAGCCCGCACGACTCGACCGGTGCCAATCTGATCGTCCAGGTCAAGAACAACCAGGTCATGCGTGTCGTTCCGCTCGAGAACGAGGACGTGAACGAGTGCTGGCTCGCCGACCGTGACCGTTTCTCGTACGAAGCGCTCAACAGCAGCGAGCGCCTGCGCCAGCCCATGCTCAAGCAGGGCGGCCAATGGCAGGCCGTCGACTGGCAGACGGCGCTGGAATACGTGGCCAACGGCCTTCGTCAGATCAAGGCCGACCATGACGCGTCCGCGATCGGTGCGCTGGTCAGCCCGCACAGCACCGTCGAGGAACTGTCGCTGGCGACCAAGCTGGTGCGAGGACTGGGCAGCGAGAACATCGACTACCGCCTGCGCAACGCCGATTTTGGCGCGTCCAAGAACATTCGCTGGCTCGGCACTTCGATCGCATCGCTGACGAACCTCCAGCGCGTGCTCGTGATCGGCTCGAACCTGCGCAAGGATCATCCCTTGTTCGCGCAGCGCATCCGTCAGGCCGCGCGCAAGGGTGCCGCCATCGGCGTGATCGCATCGCAACGCGAACTCGCCTCGCACGACGCGTGGGCCATGCCGCTGGCCAACGTCCACACGGCCGCTGCGGGCGACTGGGTCCGGGCCCTGGCGGACGTGGCCACGGCCATCGGCTCGGAGAAGGGCGAGGCCGCGCCGGTCCACGGCGAAGCGACCGACACCGCCAAGGCAATCGCGACGTCGCTGCTCGGCGGCGAACGCAAGGCCATCCTGCTCGGGAATGCCGCCGCGCATCATGCGGATGCATCTCGCCTGCTCGCGCTTGCGCAATGGATCGGCGTGCACACCGGCGCCAGCGTGGGTTACCTGACCGAGGCTGCCAACACGGTCGGTGCCCAATGGGTCGGCGCGTTGCCCGGCGAAGGCGGCCTGAATGCGGCGCAGATGCTCGCCGGTGGCGTCAAGGCGCTGCTGCTCGTGAACAACGAGCCCGAGTTCGATTCCGCAGCCGGGGCCGGTGTGCGTGCCGGCCTGGAACACGCCCAGATGGTCGTCACGCTCAGTCCGTTCAAGGCCAACCTCGCCTTCAGCGACGTGTTGCTGCCGATCGCTCCGTTCTCCGAGACGCCGGGCACGTTCGTGAATGCCGAGGGACGCATCCAGAGCTTCCATGCGGTGACCAAGCCGCTGGGCGATACCCGGCCCGCCTGGAAGGTGCTGCGCGTGCTTGCGAACTTGATGGGTGTGCAGGGCTTCGACTTCGAGACCGTCCAGGACGTGCTCGCGCACGTGCTCGGCACGGCCGAGAACCAGAAGGCGACCCACGTGCCAGCCGTGCTGCTGGGCAACGTGCCGCCGGAAGATTTCGATCTCGCTTCCGCGCCGGTCGAGAACGTCGCCGAACCGGTGGTCGCACCGATCTATGAACTCGACGGCCTGACGCGCCGTGCACCATCGTTGCAGCTGACCGCCGATGGGCGCGGCAGCCGGCACGCCGCCAAGGGCGTGCCCGAGGGCCAGCACGTGACGCTCGACGAGGTGGCTGCATGATCGATTCGATTCACGCCTTCGGTCAGGGACTGATCTCGGCGCGCTGGTGGACGGTCGGTGGGTGGCCCATGATCTGGTCGCTCATCAAGATCATCTGCGTGCTGCTGCCGCTGCTCGGTGCGGTGGCCTACCTGACGTTGTGGGAGCGCAAGTTCCTTGGCTGGATCCAAGTCCGCCACGGCCCCAACCGGGTCGGTCCGATGGGTCTGCTGCAGCCCATCGCCGATGCCGTCAAGTTGCTGACCAAGGAAATGATCAGCCCGACCGCGGCGAGTCCCGGCCTGTTCCGGCTCGGTCCGATCATGGCGATCATGCCGGCGCTGGCCGCGTGGGTTGCCATCCCCTTCGGTCCGGAGGCCATCCTGGCCAACGTCAATGCCGGCCTGCTGTTGATCATGGCGATCACCTCGATCGAGGTGTACGGCGTGATCATCGCCGGTTGGGCGTCGAATTCGAAGTATGCCTTCCTGGGCGCCATGCGTGCCTCGGCACAGATGGTGAGCTACGAAATCGCGATGGGCTTCTGCCTCGTCGTGGTGATCATGGTCACGGGCAGCCTGAAGCTGGGTGACGTGGTGAGCGCGCAAGGGGTGGGCATGGGTGCCTCGATGGGCCTCGGGTTCCTGTCCTGGAACTGGCTGCCCCTGCTGCCGATCTTCATCGTCTACGTGATCTCCGGCGTCGCCGAGACCAATCGTCATCCCTTCGACGTCGTCGAAGGCGAAGCGGAGATCGTGGCTGGTCACATGGTCGAGTATTCGGGCATGGGCTTCGCCATCTTCTTCCTGGCCGAGTACGCCAGCATGTGGCTGGTGTCGATCCTGGCGGCGTTGATGTTCCTGGGAGGCTGGCTGTCACCGGTCGGGTTCCTCGACTTCATCCCCGGTTGGATCTGGCTCGGGCTGAAGACGTTCTTCGTGGTATCCACCTTCATCTGGATCCGCGGCACTTTCCCGCGCTTCCGTTACGACCAGATCATGCGTCTGGGCTGGAAGATCTTCATTCCGGTCACCCTGGTGTGGCTGCTGGTGGTCGGGGGCTGGATGCAGACGCCCTGGAACATCTGGAAATAAGCGGAGCAACACACGATGTCTTCATCCACCACGGTCGCCGCGGCGCCGTCGAAATCCGCCTTCTCGGTCGGGGATTTCCTCAAGAGCTTCATGCTCGCCGAACTGTTCAAGGGCATGGTCCTGACGGGACGCTATGCGTTCCGCCGCAAGATCACGGTCCAGTTCCCCGAGGAGAAGACCCCCCTGTCGCCACGCTTTCGCGGTCTGCATGCCTTGCGCCGCTACGAGAACGGCGAAGAGCGCTGCATCGCCTGCAAGCTGTGCGAGGCCGTGTGTCCCGCGGTCGCGATCACGATCGAGTCGGATGTGCGCGACGACGGTTCGCGCCGCACCACGCGCTACGACATCGACCTGACCAAGTGCATCTTCTGCGGCTTCTGCGAGGAAAGCTGCCCGGTCGACTCGATCGTCGAGACGCACATCCTGGAGTACCACGGCGAGAAGCGCGGTGATCTGTACTTCACTAAGGAGATGCTGCTCGCCGTCGGCGACCGGTACGAGACCGAGATCGCGGCCAACAAGGCCGCGGACGCGAAATACCGTTGAACGACGGACGCCCCAAAGAAAAGCATCCATGGACGTCAAGACCGGCTTCTTCTATCTGTTCTCGATCGTGCTGCTCTTCGCGGCCTTTCGCGTCGTCACCGCACGCAACCCCGTGCACGCGGTGCTCTACCTCATGCTGGCGTTCTCGCAGGCCTCGGCCGTGTGGCTGCTGCTCGAGGCGGAATTCCTGGCCATCGTGCTGGTCCTCGTGTACCTGGGCGCCGTGATGGTGCTGTTCCTGTTCGTCGTGATGATGCTCGACCTCAACATCGACAGCTTGCGGCAAGGCTTCTGGAAGCATTTCCCATTGGCCGCGCTCATCGGCGTGGTCATCGCGCTGGAAATGGCCTACGTCCTGATGGGTGGTTTCCGCGAGATGCCGATCGCCGTCCAGGCGGGTGCCGCGCAGGTTTCCAACACCAAGGCTCTCGGCCTGCTGCTCTATACCGAGTACCTGTACCCGGTGCAGATCGCCGCGGTGATCCTGGTGGTCGCCATGATCGCGGCGATCGCGCTCACGCTGCGCCAGCGCAAGGACAGCAAGTTCATCGACGTCAGCACGCAGATCCACGTGAAGGCGCGCGATCGACTGAGCATCGTGAAGCTCGATGCCACCCGCACGGCGCCGCCCGCGCCGGTCGAGGCACCCGCCGCCGCTCCCGTGGAGAAGAAGCCATGACCCTGACCCTTTCCCACTATCTGACGCTGGGCGCGATCCTGTTCTCGATGTCGGTGATCGGCATCTTCCTGAACCGCAAGAACCTGATCGTCCTGCTGATGTGCGTCGAGCTGATGCTGTTGGCCGTCAACATGAATTTCGTCGCGTTCTCGCACTACCTGGGCGACATGCACGGCCAGATCTTCGTGTTCTTCATCCTGACCGTGGCGGCCGCCGAATCGGCCATCGGGCTGGCACTCCTGGTGCTGCTGTTCCGCAACAAGTCGACGATCAGCGTCGACGAGTTGAATTCGCTCAAGGGCTGAGTCTTTTCTTATGAGCGCAACTCTCTCCGCATCCACGCTGTTGGTCGTACCCATGGCGCCCCTGGTGGGCGCCGCCCTGGCGGGTCTGTTCGGCACGAAATTCGGTGGCGACCACCTCGGCCGGAAGGTCACGCACAGCCTCACGATCCTTGGCGTGCTGATCGCCTTCGTCATCTCGGCATCGACGCTGCGCAGCGTGATCGTCGACGGCGCCCGCTTCAACGAGACGCTCTACACCTGGATGGTGGTGGGCGGTCTGAAGATGGAAGTTGGCTTCCTGGTCGACGGCCTGACCGCCATGATGATGTGCGTCGTGACCTTCGTCTCGCTGATGGTGCACATCTACACCATCGGCTACATGGAGGAAGACGAAGGCTACAACCGTTTCTTCGCCTACATCTCCCTGTTCACGTTCTCCATGCTGATGCTCGTGATGAGCAACAACATGCTTCAGCTGTTCTTCGGCTGGGAGGCCGTGGGCCTTGTGTCGTACCTGCTGATCGGCTTCTGGTTCAACAAGCCGACCGCGATCTTCGCCAACATGAAGGCTTTTCTGGTCAACCGCGTGGGCGACTTCGGCTTCATCCTGGGCATCGGTCTGATCGCGGCCTATGCGGGCACGCTGAACTACGGCGAAGCCTTCGCCAAGGCCGATACGCTGGCGGCGCTGACGTTCCCGGGCACGCAGTGGATGCTGGTGACCGTGATCTGCATCTGCCTGTTCATCGGGGCGATGGGCAAGAGCGCGCAGTTCCCGCTGCATGTCTGGCTGCCCGACTCGATGGAAGGCCCGACACCCATCTCGGCGCTCATCCACGCCGCGACGATGGTCACGGCCGGCATCTTCATGGTGGCGCGCATGTCGCCGCTGTTCGAATTGAGCGACACGGCCTTGAGCTTCATCCTGGTGATCGGTGCCATCACGGCGCTGTTCATGGGCTTCCTGGGCATCATCCAGAACGACATCAAGCGGGTCGTCGCCTATTCGACATTGTCCCAGCTCGGCTACATGACGGTGGCGCTCGGCGCTTCGGCGTACTCGGTGGCGGTGTTCCACCTGATGACGCACGCGTTCTTCAAGGCGCTGCTGTTCCTGGGCGCCGGCTCGGTCATCATCGGCATGCACCACAACCAGGACATCCGCTGGATGGGTGGCGTGCGCAAGTACATGCCGATCACCTGGATCACGTCCCTGCTGGGTTCGCTGGCGCTGATCGGCACGCCGCTGTTCTCGGGCTTCTATTCCAAGGACAGCATCATCGAGGCCGTCCACGAGAGCCATCTCGCCGGTGCCGGCTTCGCGTACTTCGCCGTCCTCGCCGGCGTGTTCGTGACGGCGTTCTATTCGTTCCGCATGTACTTCCTGGTCTTCCACGGCAAGGAACGCTACGACCAGAATCCGGACGCACACCATGCGCATCATTCCGACGAGGAGCCGCTGGATGCCCACGGCGACGGCCACGGCGCGCACGCGACGACCGCGCACGCAGCGACCCACGACGCTCACCATGGTCATGGCCACGACGAGAAGCCGCATGAATCTCCCTGGGTGGTTTGGCTGCCCCTGGTGCTCCTGGCGATTCCCTCGGTGGTCATCGGCTTCCTGACCATCCAGCCGATGCTCTACGGCGAGTTCTTCAAGGACGCGATCTTCGTGAACCTCGACAAGCACCCGGCGATGCGCGAGATGGCGGAGGCCTTCCACGGTCCGCTGGCAATGGCGCTGCATGGACTGACGACGGCGCCGTTCTGGCTCGCGCTCGCCGGTGTCGTGCTCTCCTACTACATGTACATGATCAACCCGGCGTTGCCGGCGGCGATCAAGCGCGGCTTCGGCCCGGTCTACCGTCTGCTGGAAAACAAGTACTACCTCGACTGGATCAACGAGAACATCGTGGCACGCGGCGCGCGCGCGCTGGGCACCGCCTTCTGGAAGGGCGGGGATCAGGCCGTCATCGACGGCGCGATCGTCAACGGCTCCTGGCGCACCATCGGCCGCATTGCCGGCGCCGTGCGCGGCGTGCAGTCGGGCTACATCTATCACTACGCGATGGCGATGTTGCTGGGCATCTTTCTGCTCATGACGTATTTCGTCTGGTTCAACAAATAAGCGCTGCGCTGGAGAACAATAAAAATGGGTTTGTTGAGCCTTGCCATCTGGATGCCGATCGCGATCGGCACCCTGTTGCTGGCGTTCGGCCGGAACAGTGCGAACGTCGTGCGCTGGGTCGCGCTCCTCGGGTCGATCGCCAGCTTCGTCGTGACGCTGCCGCTCTACACGAGGTTCCAGAACGGAACCTCGGCGATGCAGTTCGTCGAGAAGACGCCCTGGATCGATCGTTTCAACATCAACTATCACGTGGGGGTCGACGGGATCTCGCTGTGGCTGGTGCTGTTGACCGCCTTCATCACGGTCATCGTGGTGATCTCGGCCTGGGAAGTGATCACCGAGCGCGTGAACCAGTACATGGGCGCTTTCCTGATCCTGTCGGGTCTGATGATCGGCGTGTTCGCCGCGCTCGACGGACTGCTGTTCTATGTCTTCTTCGAAGCCACGCTGATCCCGATGTACCTGATCATCGGCATCTGGGGG harbors:
- the nuoE gene encoding NADH-quinone oxidoreductase subunit NuoE, with translation MNDNRSSPAPAQSLSEATHQRFAREIAKYPADQAQSAVMACLAIVQQEHGHVSADHEKVIADVLGMPQIAVHEVTTFYNMYNQRPIGRFKLNVCTNLPCQLRDGEKALAHLEKKLGIAMGGTTDDGLFTLQQSECLGACADSPVMLVNDRTMCSFMTGEKLDQLVDGLRACAHSPASKGEVA
- the nuoF gene encoding NADH-quinone oxidoreductase subunit NuoF, which codes for MTPDQVLEQFRATGVQTCFHDRHIDPQIYAGLDGTNWRLADYEARGGYQALRKILTEGMTTDQVIAEVKASGLRGRGGAGFPTGLKWSFMPRQFPGQKYLVCNSDEGEPGTCKDRDILQFNPHIVIEGMAIAAFAMGISVGYNYIHGEIFGTYERFEEALEEARAAGYLGDGIMGSGYNFQLHAAHGFGAYICGEETALLESLEGKKGQPRFKPPFPASFGLYGKPTTINNTETFAAVPWIIRNGGPAYLACGKPNNGGTKIYSVSGDVESPGNYEVPMGTPFAKLLELAGGVRKGRQLKAVIPGGSSSPVLPAAIMMDCTMDYDSIAKAGSMLGSGAVIVMDDSRSMVESLRRLSYFYMHESCGQCTPCREGTGWLWRVVDRIHNGHGKPSDMELLNSVADNIQGRTICALGDAAAMPVRAMIKHFRHEFEALIPGHVAKTPANA
- the nuoG gene encoding NADH-quinone oxidoreductase subunit NuoG, with the protein product MVEIELDGKKVDVTEGSMIMHAADKAGTYIPHFCYHKKLSIAANCRMCLVDVEKAPKPMPACATPVTQGMIVRTKSDKAIKAQQSVMEFLLINHPLDCPICDQGGECQLQDLAVGYGGSSSRYEEEKRVVFHKDVGPLVSMEEMTRCIHCTRCVRFGQEVAGVMELGMIHRGEHSEITTVAGETIDSELSGNMIDVCPVGALTSKPFRYSARTWELSRRKSVSPHDSTGANLIVQVKNNQVMRVVPLENEDVNECWLADRDRFSYEALNSSERLRQPMLKQGGQWQAVDWQTALEYVANGLRQIKADHDASAIGALVSPHSTVEELSLATKLVRGLGSENIDYRLRNADFGASKNIRWLGTSIASLTNLQRVLVIGSNLRKDHPLFAQRIRQAARKGAAIGVIASQRELASHDAWAMPLANVHTAAAGDWVRALADVATAIGSEKGEAAPVHGEATDTAKAIATSLLGGERKAILLGNAAAHHADASRLLALAQWIGVHTGASVGYLTEAANTVGAQWVGALPGEGGLNAAQMLAGGVKALLLVNNEPEFDSAAGAGVRAGLEHAQMVVTLSPFKANLAFSDVLLPIAPFSETPGTFVNAEGRIQSFHAVTKPLGDTRPAWKVLRVLANLMGVQGFDFETVQDVLAHVLGTAENQKATHVPAVLLGNVPPEDFDLASAPVENVAEPVVAPIYELDGLTRRAPSLQLTADGRGSRHAAKGVPEGQHVTLDEVAA
- the nuoH gene encoding NADH-quinone oxidoreductase subunit NuoH → MIDSIHAFGQGLISARWWTVGGWPMIWSLIKIICVLLPLLGAVAYLTLWERKFLGWIQVRHGPNRVGPMGLLQPIADAVKLLTKEMISPTAASPGLFRLGPIMAIMPALAAWVAIPFGPEAILANVNAGLLLIMAITSIEVYGVIIAGWASNSKYAFLGAMRASAQMVSYEIAMGFCLVVVIMVTGSLKLGDVVSAQGVGMGASMGLGFLSWNWLPLLPIFIVYVISGVAETNRHPFDVVEGEAEIVAGHMVEYSGMGFAIFFLAEYASMWLVSILAALMFLGGWLSPVGFLDFIPGWIWLGLKTFFVVSTFIWIRGTFPRFRYDQIMRLGWKIFIPVTLVWLLVVGGWMQTPWNIWK
- the nuoI gene encoding NADH-quinone oxidoreductase subunit NuoI, whose amino-acid sequence is MSSSTTVAAAPSKSAFSVGDFLKSFMLAELFKGMVLTGRYAFRRKITVQFPEEKTPLSPRFRGLHALRRYENGEERCIACKLCEAVCPAVAITIESDVRDDGSRRTTRYDIDLTKCIFCGFCEESCPVDSIVETHILEYHGEKRGDLYFTKEMLLAVGDRYETEIAANKAADAKYR
- a CDS encoding NADH-quinone oxidoreductase subunit J; the protein is MDVKTGFFYLFSIVLLFAAFRVVTARNPVHAVLYLMLAFSQASAVWLLLEAEFLAIVLVLVYLGAVMVLFLFVVMMLDLNIDSLRQGFWKHFPLAALIGVVIALEMAYVLMGGFREMPIAVQAGAAQVSNTKALGLLLYTEYLYPVQIAAVILVVAMIAAIALTLRQRKDSKFIDVSTQIHVKARDRLSIVKLDATRTAPPAPVEAPAAAPVEKKP
- the nuoK gene encoding NADH-quinone oxidoreductase subunit NuoK, with amino-acid sequence MTLTLSHYLTLGAILFSMSVIGIFLNRKNLIVLLMCVELMLLAVNMNFVAFSHYLGDMHGQIFVFFILTVAAAESAIGLALLVLLFRNKSTISVDELNSLKG
- the nuoL gene encoding NADH-quinone oxidoreductase subunit L; translation: MSATLSASTLLVVPMAPLVGAALAGLFGTKFGGDHLGRKVTHSLTILGVLIAFVISASTLRSVIVDGARFNETLYTWMVVGGLKMEVGFLVDGLTAMMMCVVTFVSLMVHIYTIGYMEEDEGYNRFFAYISLFTFSMLMLVMSNNMLQLFFGWEAVGLVSYLLIGFWFNKPTAIFANMKAFLVNRVGDFGFILGIGLIAAYAGTLNYGEAFAKADTLAALTFPGTQWMLVTVICICLFIGAMGKSAQFPLHVWLPDSMEGPTPISALIHAATMVTAGIFMVARMSPLFELSDTALSFILVIGAITALFMGFLGIIQNDIKRVVAYSTLSQLGYMTVALGASAYSVAVFHLMTHAFFKALLFLGAGSVIIGMHHNQDIRWMGGVRKYMPITWITSLLGSLALIGTPLFSGFYSKDSIIEAVHESHLAGAGFAYFAVLAGVFVTAFYSFRMYFLVFHGKERYDQNPDAHHAHHSDEEPLDAHGDGHGAHATTAHAATHDAHHGHGHDEKPHESPWVVWLPLVLLAIPSVVIGFLTIQPMLYGEFFKDAIFVNLDKHPAMREMAEAFHGPLAMALHGLTTAPFWLALAGVVLSYYMYMINPALPAAIKRGFGPVYRLLENKYYLDWINENIVARGARALGTAFWKGGDQAVIDGAIVNGSWRTIGRIAGAVRGVQSGYIYHYAMAMLLGIFLLMTYFVWFNK